The stretch of DNA CAAAGCAGATGAGATAAGTTTGTTGTTGAGGTGAAGGTCTATGCAAAAAGCCAGAATACGCCTTTCGGGGACAGATTACGACAAAGTCGAGATGGTCTGTGACAGGATACGGGAGATTGCAGAGCGGACAGGCGTCAATCTGGCAGGGCCTATCCCCCTCCCGACAAAGAGGCTTGTTGTCCCGGTCAGAAAAAGCCCTGACGGCGAGGGGACGGCAACCTGGGATCGCTGGCAGATGCGCGTGCACAAGCGGCTCATTGACATCGACGCTGACGAGCGTGCTCTCAGACAGCTGATGCGTATTCAGGTGCCGAAAGATATCGGCATCGAGATCGTGCTGGAGAGTTGATGCTGTGAGCGGCAGTTCAGCCGCCGGATTTGCCATTCGAATCCAAAAATCTCTCTCAACAGAGAGATTTTTTTTTTGTATCCTGATCCTCGCGGCGGTCCTGCGGTTCGCATTCCTGGATTTAAAACTCTTTCACCATGACGAGGCGATCCACGCCTGGTTCTCGTACAAACTCCTGACCACCGGCGTCTATGTGTACGATCCCTCCTTCCACGGCCCGCTGCTCTACTATGTAACGGCCGGGATGTTTGCCCTCCTGGGCGACGCCGACCTTGTCGGCCGGATCGTTCCCGCATTCCTCGGCACTCTCATCGTCGCCCTCGTCTATCCTCTCTACCGCCTCGGCTACCTCGATAGCAGGCAGACCCTGGTCGCCGCATTCTTCCTTGCGATCTCGCCGAACATGGTCTATTTCTCGCGGTTTCTCAGAAACGACATCTTTATTCTGTTTCTGACGTTTGTCCTCCTCCTCGCCCTGATCCTGTACCTGGAGAGAGGACAGGCCAGATATGCCATGATCACAGCGGCGGCGGCGGGGCTCGGTCTTTCGTGCAAGGAAAACATGCCGATCGTTCTCGGGATCTTCGGGGTCTATCTCCTCTATCTTCTCTGGGCAGGAAAAGTCAAACTCCCCGCCCGCTGGAAGCGTGACCTCGCCCTGGGCGTCCTGGTCGCCGCCGGGATCATCGTCGTCTTCTACTCATCCTTCGGCGTCCACCCCGACCGGGTGCTCACCTTCATCCCGGACGCCATCGGCCACTGGTGGGAGATGCACGAGCAGCAGCGGCTTGGCGGGCCGTTTTACTTCTACGTTCTCCTCCTCCTCCTCTACGAGCTCCCGATCCTCGTCCTCGCCATCGCCGGAACAGTCCAGTTCCTCATCGCGGGAAGAAAGGCGGCGAGCGCCGCCGTCCGCAGCATGCACGAGATCGTCGCGATCTCGCTGCAGCAGATCCGGAGCGTTCTGCCGGCGCCGCCATCCTTCGATAAGAAGGAGGAGTTTTTCCGTTTCTGTATCGTCTGGATGGCCCTCTCGATCGCGGCATATGCCTATATCGGCGAGAAGGTGCCGTGGCTCCTGATCCACCAGCTCCTGCCCCTGGTCTTTGTCGCTGCGTATGCGATGACAGAGAAGAAGACTGTCATCGCCGTCGTCTCGAGCGTCTTTCTGGTCCTTGCCCTCTGGCACGTCGCCTATGTGCCTGCCGATGTGAACGAGCCGATCATGCAGGTCCAGAACTCCGAAGACATGCGGGAGGTGATGGCGCTGATCGACGGTTCGAACGCCGTTGCCATCGCATCCGACCGTTACTGGCCGCTGCCGTGGTACTACCGCGGCGACCGATCGGCGAACCTGAGTTATTTCGGCAAGAAGATCGATGAGGGAAGCATCGCGGCAGGAAACTACGATCTGGTCATCGCCTCGGACGAGGACAGCTATCCCGCCCTCCCCGGTTACGAGAAGCGGACCTATAACCTCAACTACTGGTTCTCGTGGTACGACAACAAGGACCGCGTCCTTCAATATTACTTCCTCAGGGACGGGAAGATGGGCAATATGAAGATCGACGTCTTCGTGCCAGAACGGACCTCTGCCTGAAGGTCCCTCCTGGATCTTTTTTTCGGTTTTGATTTACCCCTCCGGAGTGGAGATGCGGGTCTGGGGGCGGCAGGTGTTGCGGGGGATGTCTGCTCGGATTTCTGGAGCCCTTACGTTCTCAGTGTGAAGATGTGGAAAATCGCTCTGAAGGTGGAGCGGATACCTCTCGGGGGCTCTTACCCCCCCGGACCCCTGCATGCGACTGCCCCTGGATGTGCGGGGGAAGGCAGGGCTGAGAATCCGTCGATGAAATATTCTGGATGGTCAGGCCGGGGCGCATTTGTGGGTTCCTGCCCCAATCGTATCCGGCGGGGGGTGGGTCGGGGGGCAGCCAGCCCCCCGGCAGGTGTCTGCACAGGCGTTCAGGAACCTTCACGCTCTCAGCACGAGGATGTGGAAAGAGATCTGATGGGTGAAGTGGACACCGCCCGGGGTTGCACCCCCTGACCCCCGTGAGCGAACTGTCCCTGACATGAGGGGACGGGCCGAGCGGTGTAGTTGCTGATGATGATTCTTGATGGACGTGCCGGAGCATTTTGTGGGTTCCTCCCCCAATCATACATCTGGAAAAAAACACCTGAAAAAAAAGAGATTGCGGATTGAACCGCCGGAATGCCGACCGGATGGGGGGTTATCCCAGTTCGTCCCACTGCTTTTTCTTTCTGATATAGATGATGCCGCCGATGATCAGCACGATCACGATACCCGCACCGATATAGAGCGGGAGCGAACCGAGATTCAGGGAGAAGCCTTCGCCGATCTCCTCGCGGACCTGGGTGGCAAGGGTCAGCGTGGACTGCGCCTTCTGGTTCGCATCGACCCCCTTGATCCTGGCCGCATCATAGTTCTTCGCGTTCATCTGGTCATTGGCCAGGGAGAGGGACTGGGCGGCAAGGTCACGCTGGGTCTTGAGGTTCATCACCCGCTGGTCGGTCCCCATGCTCCTGTTAACCTCGAAATAGGTGATGATCCCGTCGATCTGGTTGATCGCCGACTGGGCGTCGTTGATCTCTTTCTGCGCCTCTGCCTGTACAAGGGCAGTCTCGGCAGCGCTCATTGCATTCTGGGCGGTGGTCAGATCGGCCTTCGCCGCCGCAAAGTCCGATGTGGACGAGGCCCGGTTGATCGCCGCCTTCGCCTCGTCGTACTTCGCCTGCGCCGCCGTCGTGTCGATGCCTGCCGCAAGTTTCTCGTCGATGCTCGTCTTCAGGGCGGTGAGGCGGGTCTGGGCGGTGGCGATGTTCGCCTGGACGTCCTGCGGGTTCACGATCGTCCGCTTAATCACGTACTCGCTGTCGTCAACGACATCTTTCTCTTCATCCACCTGACGGACACGGATCAGGATCTTCTCCTGTGTCGCCGTCACCGTAGGGGCTGTGCCCTCAACGGCGACCATTAATCTGACGTCGGTATCGGCCGAATAACTGAGATCAAAGCCGTTGATGGGGAGGTTGCGCGCCGATATCGTGCGCGGCGGGTCGCTACGACCCGCTAGCTCGATGTAATAATTCCAGACGGGATTGTCGAGGTCGGTGTACAGAGCAAGACTATGATCCGCAGGGAAAGAATAGGAGCCATAGTCCTGGAGTGTCAGAACAACACTGACCTTTACGGCCTGTCCAGGGGAGAGGTCGCCGGATGATGGGTTCACATCAGGCGTGCCTGTAATCTTGTAGTTCACCGCTGCTGATGCCGCCTGGACCAGACAGAAGATGACGAGCAGTCCAATAAGTACCTTGATTGCTGATCTCATATGCCCTCACTCAAATAACGGATCGATATCCTGGTCGTCAAACATCGAAGCACGCTTCTCCTTCGACCTGATGACATCTTCTTTTGTTTCTTTCGCAATTTCAAAGAGTTCGCGCACCCTCGGCGCCTCACCGATCGTCGCAAGCACGACCACGGCTGCAATATAGTTGCTGTCCACCGGATAATCGCCGCCGCGGACCTCAACCCCTGCGATGTTCTCTTCGACCCAGCTCTTCGCCTTCTCAACGCCTTTCCGGTCCATCTCGTTCGGGTTGCCGGCGACGAGGACGAGCGCACGCTCTGCAGTCGAGTAGTCGCAGGGAAGGGTAAGACGGCCGAGCATGGCGCGGCGAACGAGGGCGATCACCTTTGCAGACTTGTCCTCGCCCATCAGCACCTCTTCCGCCTTCTCTTTCTTTGAAAAGGATTCCTTAAGGCCACCGAAAAAGCCGCGTTTTTGCTTCGTCCGATCGCTCACGACCTCGGTGACCGCATAGCCGACGCTCGATATGCCACCGCCGCGGAGGGTATTGATGATCTCCGAGGAATCGACGACCATCTCGCCGACGCCGGCCTTGCTGACCTCGCCTGCCCTGAAAAGGACACCGAAACGCCTGACGATCTCGTCGTTCAGCCGGGAGTAGGCGGTCTTGACACTCTCGCCCTCGTTCTTCCAGGCCGAATTGTCGAAGACAAATACGTTGTCGGCCTCATTGACAAGAGTGGACAGGCTACGGGCGGCGTTGTAGGTGTACAGCCGTCCCTCCTCGGGGGCGGGAAGGAGGCCGAGCACATAGACCGGCTCGCGGTAAATTCTCTTCAGGTGGCGTGCAAGCACCGGGGAACCGCCGGAGCCCGTCCCGCCACCGAGACCTGCCACAATCACAAAGGCATCCACGTCATGGGTACCGCGGGTATCGATCGAATTGATGATCGAATCGATCTCGTCCGCGGCGATCCGGGCGCCGGTGACGTTGTCGGTCCCCACCCCATGACCTTTGACCACAGTCTGGCCGATAAGTATACGGTCTTTGAGTTCGATGTTTTTGAGCCCCATAAGGTCGGTGCGGGCGGTATTGACAACGATCCCCCTGAAACTGTTCATCCCGGACTTTTTGTCCTGCTCGATGAACATGTCGACAACCTTACCGCCAGCCTGACCGAATCCTATGAAAAATACTCTCATTCAGTTACACCATCCAGTCGGCTACCATAAATGCAAGAACGCTCGTAGCTGGTATCTAGCTAATAGTAGAGTTCTCATAAGAGTTCAAAAACTTTCTTATGCGCTTTGGATGATACACACTATTGCAGATTATGGATATTTGTATCATAGGGGGTGGCCTCACCGGCCTTGCCGCCGCTCTCCCCCTCACAGAAACCGCCGGGGTCACAATATTCGAGAGCAGACCCCTTCTTGGCGGGTGTCTCGCCTCCTACAAGCGGGATGACTACTGGATTGAACATTACTACCACCACTGCTTCGCCGGCGACGAGCGCCTCTTTTCCCTCCTCCGGGACCTTGGCCTCTCGGACCGCCTCGAATGGCTCAGCGGCTCGACCGGTTACTATGTGGACGGGACGATCCACCCGCTGACCAGCCCGATCGAGATCCTCCGCTACCCTCACCTCTCCCTC from Methanofollis liminatans DSM 4140 encodes:
- a CDS encoding tubulin/FtsZ family protein, with amino-acid sequence MRVFFIGFGQAGGKVVDMFIEQDKKSGMNSFRGIVVNTARTDLMGLKNIELKDRILIGQTVVKGHGVGTDNVTGARIAADEIDSIINSIDTRGTHDVDAFVIVAGLGGGTGSGGSPVLARHLKRIYREPVYVLGLLPAPEEGRLYTYNAARSLSTLVNEADNVFVFDNSAWKNEGESVKTAYSRLNDEIVRRFGVLFRAGEVSKAGVGEMVVDSSEIINTLRGGGISSVGYAVTEVVSDRTKQKRGFFGGLKESFSKKEKAEEVLMGEDKSAKVIALVRRAMLGRLTLPCDYSTAERALVLVAGNPNEMDRKGVEKAKSWVEENIAGVEVRGGDYPVDSNYIAAVVVLATIGEAPRVRELFEIAKETKEDVIRSKEKRASMFDDQDIDPLFE
- the rpsJ gene encoding 30S ribosomal protein S10, with protein sequence MQKARIRLSGTDYDKVEMVCDRIREIAERTGVNLAGPIPLPTKRLVVPVRKSPDGEGTATWDRWQMRVHKRLIDIDADERALRQLMRIQVPKDIGIEIVLES
- a CDS encoding flippase activity-associated protein Agl23; this encodes MSGSSAAGFAIRIQKSLSTERFFFCILILAAVLRFAFLDLKLFHHDEAIHAWFSYKLLTTGVYVYDPSFHGPLLYYVTAGMFALLGDADLVGRIVPAFLGTLIVALVYPLYRLGYLDSRQTLVAAFFLAISPNMVYFSRFLRNDIFILFLTFVLLLALILYLERGQARYAMITAAAAGLGLSCKENMPIVLGIFGVYLLYLLWAGKVKLPARWKRDLALGVLVAAGIIVVFYSSFGVHPDRVLTFIPDAIGHWWEMHEQQRLGGPFYFYVLLLLLYELPILVLAIAGTVQFLIAGRKAASAAVRSMHEIVAISLQQIRSVLPAPPSFDKKEEFFRFCIVWMALSIAAYAYIGEKVPWLLIHQLLPLVFVAAYAMTEKKTVIAVVSSVFLVLALWHVAYVPADVNEPIMQVQNSEDMREVMALIDGSNAVAIASDRYWPLPWYYRGDRSANLSYFGKKIDEGSIAAGNYDLVIASDEDSYPALPGYEKRTYNLNYWFSWYDNKDRVLQYYFLRDGKMGNMKIDVFVPERTSA